The following coding sequences lie in one Periophthalmus magnuspinnatus isolate fPerMag1 chromosome 24, fPerMag1.2.pri, whole genome shotgun sequence genomic window:
- the ddx51 gene encoding ATP-dependent RNA helicase DDX51 gives MSLFLVNRYLGEEDGNDNKDSRSQTLLAKLKEKAKERQKHCGSESTPSEENTTPIDLKKKRKMQVVGSSDNVKESDQDEDVIQKKKKKSAVRQQTDIQTPATGGKDMSKDQVKDSPQTPEKSAAAGFPVLGRFSKKNILKVNRVLPQWLAKPDLIHQNIKDNLHPLSEVPLLCAHLLKKLQSNHIQHLFPVQAEVIPAILESSHHGLLMGPGGHRPRDICVSAPTGSGKTLTFVLPVIQALMQRVVCEVRALAVLPTKELAQQVWKVFSTYADGTQLKVVMVAGHKSLAAEEASLSEVRGGQRRSLADIVVATPGRLVDHINKNSSLCLEHLRFLIIDEADRMIDSMHQSWLSQLVKAVYVSKTEANCLFRRPEAVHLTAASLCPAQMPLQKLLFSATLTHNPEKLQQLGLYQPRLFTSAHQVSEPASVPTPTPERFHFPQGLTEYYVPCTLSKKPLVLLHFVTWMKLSPVLCFTNSREAAHRLVLLLQLFGGIKAVEFSSRLSPGERRRTLKEFQQGKIQVLVSTDAAARGIDISAVKCVINYDAPQFVRTYIHRIGRTARAGRAGLAFTFLLQVQEKNFLHMVREAGSPGIQKQMVKPELLKSLEERYEQALRELAGIIKEEKTK, from the exons ATGTCATTGTTCCTTGTAAACAG ATATCTCGGCGAGGAAGATGGTAACGATAATAAAGACAGTCGGTCTCAGACTTTACTGGCAAAACTTAAGGAGAAAGCCAAAGAGCGACAGAAGCATTGTGGCTCTGAATCCACACCATCAGAAGAAAACACCACTCctatagatttaaaaaagaaaagaaaaatgcaagTGGTTGGTAGTAGTGACAATGTGAAAGAGTCAGACCAGGATGAAGATGTGatccagaagaagaagaaaaagtctGCAGTAAGGCAACAAACTG ATATACAAACTCCAGCTACTGGAGGCAAGGACATGAGCAAAGACCAAGTCAAAGATTCCCCACAAACTCCTGAGAAGTCCGCTGCTGCAGGGTTCCCTGTTCTTGGAAGattttccaaaaaaaacatactaaaG GTGAATAGAGTGCTGCCTCAGTGGCTGGCTAAGCCTGACCTTATTCATCAAAACATTAAAGATAATCTTCATCCACTCTCAGAAGTGCCACTACTGTGTGCTCACCTGCTCAAGAAACTCCAGAGCAATCATATCCAGCATCTTTTTCCAG TTCAGGCAGAGGTTATCCCAGCTATCCTTGAGAGTTCCCATCATGGACTGTTGATGGGTCCTGGGGGCCACAGACCCAGAGACATCTGtgtgtcagctcccactggcaGCGGCAAGACACTTACTTTTGTCCTCCCTGTTATTCAG GCGCTGATGCAGAGGGTGGTCTGTGAAGTGAGAGCTTTAGCTGTGCTACCCACCAAAGAGCTTGCCCAGCAGGTGTGGAAAGTGTTCTCAACATATGCAGATGGCACGCAACTCAAGGTGGTGATGGTGGCAGGACACAAGTCACTGGCAGCTGAGGAAGCTTCACTTTCAGAAGTCAG AGGTGGTCAAAGGCGCAGTCTTGCAGATATTGTTGTGGCTACTCCAGGGCGCCTTGTTGACCACATCAACAAAAACTCCAGTCTCTGTCTGGAACATCTGCGGTTTCTT ATAATTGATGAAGCAGACAGAATGATTGACAGTATGCaccagtcctggctcagtcagCTGGTCAAAGCTGTGTATGTATCAAAAACAGAAGCAAACTGTCTCTTTAGGAGGCCAGAGGCTGTACATCTCACTGCAGCTAG TCTTTGCCCTGCTCAAATGCCACTTCAGAAGCTGTTATTCTCTGCGACTCTTACACACAACCCAGAAAAGCTCCAACAGCTCGGCCTGTACCAGCCACGTCTCTTTACCTCAGCTCATCAAGTGTCAGAACCTGCCTCAGTTCCTACCCCAACACCGGAGCGCTTTCATTTCCCCCAAGGGCTAACA GAATACTATGTCCCATGTACACTGAGTAAGAAGCCTTTGGTCCTGTTGCACTTTGTCACTTGGATGAAGCTTAGCCCTGTCCTATGTTTCACCAACTCCAGAGAGGCAGCTCACAG ACTGGTATTGCTGCTACAGTTATTTGGAGGCATCAAGGCAGTGGAGTTCTCCTCCAGACTAAGtccaggggagaggaggaggacactgAAGGAGTTTCAGCAGGGAAAGATCCAAGT GCTTGTGAGCACAGACGCTGCGGCGCGAGGTATTGACATCAGCGCTGTTAAGTGTGTGATAAACTATGATGCACCACAGTTTGTACGGACATACATTCACAG AATCGGGCGAACAGCAAGAGCGGGCAGAGCTGGGCTGGCCTTCACCTTCCTGCTGCAAGTACAG GAGAAGAATTTCTTGCATATGGTGAGAGAGGCAGGCAGTCCCGGGATCCAGAAACAAATGGTCAAACCAGAACTTCTCAAAAGTCTGGAGGAGCGTTACGAACAGGCACTGAGAGAGCTAGCTGGGATCATCAAG GAGGAGAAGACCAAGTGA
- the znf292b gene encoding zinc finger protein 292b gives MADEEAEKDRGPENDVNVIITDLKQRLEELQERAVKESKDSPVQSSFNYCQDFCRTLLGYAGHWQIEDEPLPVVQVYMVALQSYAETSVHLSVECDNVQLVVERLALSFVELLLSLKELPDDLWNDFRSCVQVSHGKLQENGITQLSMLWTLGKQRGVWANPILQGLLLGEELETMQIENWLVEEGPGLLELRVKQLIKDQKLEKAAQLAKICSESASCDGKGNFKQMYLVCLCSTLEQDQLMEELNKVDCRDALEMICNLESDSDEKAAFTLCSAFLTRQLVLADAYCAWELTLFWSKLLKRLEPSEKAFLDKCGQMSLFSKTVYHILFLIKVIQSEIIEGGLPICIEMCIRALRMQSEDGNTKATLCKTIACLLPNDLEVKRACQLTVFLLEPTVDSYYAVETLYNEPDQKIEEEKMTVPNSLRCELLLVFKTQWPFDPEFWDWKTLKRYCLARMGPEASIVSSIDSLNDTDDPEEEDMYIDDGFLESADRIVSGTYELTNTMDKKQKNREQKKLREKGFISARFRNWQVYMQYCVLCDKEFLGHRIIRHAQTHFSGGVYSCPICAQSFSSKDTLTPHVTSHVKQSCKDRLTAMKTNRKLANPKTAAPVIAAIMAKTESDISESGGQLGQNAGGVQIVKTRLSVEHGEEHVCPVGTCKKAFKFYRNLLSHVKAHNENEEAISYLEMQSKKVVCQYCRRHFVSVNHLNDHLQVHCGAKPYICIQLNCKASFLSNTELLVHRKTHTSFKARCMFPNCGKIFSEAFKLYDHEAKHYKTFTCKFVDCGKVFHTQQQLDLHLKSHTVKKEQDISAQDENLQTPQTSSSVNMAHSICDPSPLKEADNSMEKCRAETVSVGKPETLENLLKASQTPIKTVDRYEIKTENKEKCFVSEASQIVNIQIPLQPENGCCKTEASQSQSPDLLKPSHQYQKQHVSPFEATINKMLREKTVLHSQLQVFSSNVNSGVINHNELPVSINHNELPVSNAARPTLPTLPIPAPIVTKLQAIPPAVATPSVNQKESAQTETVLRERYHCPFENCTRNYSCYKSVSKHIKTTHPELYAIRKIPRSEIRVTYVSGSPLAPKPIAVKTQENQKIEIKRPKVIQPSPYTNMVTNYNAVRLPPPVTVNQTAPQLMENVLNPIVVAQLKTNVHPQSCSQTQKILPKIPQQEQVQNLRTSTINLPRPSEFMTGSLGPKGLVESHPPITVTNSVPLSSIHLPPSSQIKTQDVRTVWSTPLHNQQLSSNSSQLHPNRLLPSAHMPMSSNDHHSMNPNANLVNSLTTAHKDMQSSAQHLYRSTSTNTVLPPKVPIKTEEQNVSLWSPASEIKHVQSGSPPQILTNRSGQVVTASSPFPLKDPPGSLLGSDICKTSMDPNPTSITQCGSLPLYKPPSANAALTLYGQSNHSQIGHQMQLPQIQKTQIASVKPSQILPKSMGSTNVPIPSNCSPCNPIESNIAAPIPATSVQIGTKPLVPANIKREENCNFSSFTMQKDSPENTTKNTDTVQNPCQPPENLNTTENRKTVRKRNKVRWPAIVRDGKWFCSRCYRAFSSSKSLGGHLSKRSACKPYDEMELNADLPASFLDLLNSDQTVNLHQNHPSNPCETFNNIPHTSKSHCLLEQKGSTSQKYQERLNGETSNDILKQIVKAANMADPFVSSHVSQFQKPCVSSTTNFQSSSVKQSIDGAGRDVCSSNIPNYLQPRPPGRRYPTPLLSQALKDSKELASISLKASSSQQEIDSKDQVSSMLPQLVHPKSPGTTSVIQPERNNMEQDIKKKLREQILAGDFQRRNNLANVCHNSGAQSPMSCGSESSSKNEDCQMNWDIKGCFANKESPAIIPGTPAEIEELLQTKSFTRLRQHSNPEQDMQSSTSVDLCQDVDAEPQQLSPSQQQSFSELKIAFERLNLIKELPEQVPESVTLNTGLDSSSTHEVTPDDSLAVPKLFVCDAANCAYNTFSSEAYWRHLYKVHNYTFEQVNAVKKQHGQYAPFQCQRCSKTFTRNPNLKAHYISAHQLSFEEIHQLDVKRKQDRAAMVRLITLHNGGAKKKRLPASVGHQELLHQKPSNPGGTSVIQAVPKANFHNLTVKQEEHVRTSTDEHTPNGHQRTPINGPFSNGCQSVIAHLPQADVPYQARGLLTPGKQSNRPATVKQSNDLMKKTDKKSTSSDTLSQYKPYRCVHQDCEAAFAIQHNLILHYRAVHQSALSALEVNKEQDQNEADGVVEQEEEEEEPSISEFRCQVKDCSRVFQQVPQLMQHYLRLHEFSIDKVGDLLSVIRLGRFTCGHEGCAVSFTAFWKYIAHIKELHKDIKLSKPENMYKCEIEGCDRAYATKSNMLRHLMKKHNDFYQLKQKNQPKPEDVVKQNSKKEYQLNKTSDGKENIESNQTSPQKDNNAKRTRKINNYWTKYEKPVLKSNVEASAMCTKSYPLQYPCMIKGCESVMNSEKSILKHYTVHGLSEKFLEQHRSHYIFCKKFPRQKNGSVRSDDSKSDPSSDSEPELTGLNGTEDMHFDDSKPFLRKRTSPIIPASLLDGLSNDDSSDGSVVMKRKRGRPKRIVEKIVKRKKMSQPLKVCESRDECSDSSVALSEKESDQPMSLAAFKPMGFEMSFLKFLEQSNKTQPSLSCEIPLFGPWVRLSQLNTKETCVKFSNRQNLKSLDKVKIVMDKAFLGVSELMLKQLQDMQPLVILEKI, from the exons ATGGCGGACGAGGAGGCCGAGAAGGACCGTGGTCCTGAAAACGATGTTAATGTCATTATAACAGACCTAAAACAACGCTTAGAAGAACTGCAGGAAAGAGCGGTCAAAGAGAGCAAAGActccccggtccagtcctcaTTCAATTATTGCCAAGACTTCTGTCGG ACCCTGCTGGGATACGCAGGCCACTGGCAGATTGAAGATGAGCCTTTGCCTGTAGTTCAAGTATACATGGTTGCCCTGCAGAGTTATGCTGAGACGtctgtgcacctgtctgtgGAGTGTGACAATGTGCAACTCGTGGTAGAAAGGCTAGCACT GAGTTTTGTGGAACTATTGCTGTCACTAAAGGAGCTTCCAGATGATCTATGGAATGACTTCAGGTCTTGTGTCCAG GTCTCACATGGCAAACTCCAGGAGAATGGAATCACCCAGCTCTCCATGCTATGGACTCTAGGCAAACAGAGGGGGGTTTGGGCCAACCCTATACTGCAAGGCCTTCTGTTGGGAGAGGAACTAGAGACCATGCAAA TTGAAAACTGGCTTGTTGAAGAAGGGCCCGGTCTGTTGGAATTACGGGTGAAACAGCTGATTAAAGATCAGAAGCTGGAGAAAGCGGCACAGCTGGCAAAGATCTGCTCCGAGAGTGCCTCATGTGACGGAAAGGGAAACTTCAAGCAGATGTACCTCGTCTGTCTCTGCAGTACCTTAGAACAAGATCAACTCATGGAAGAG CTTAATAAGGTGGACTGCCGGGATGCACTAGAGATGATCTGTAACCTGGAGTCTGATAGTGATGAAAAAGCAGCGTTCACGTTATGTTCTGCCTTCTTGACCCGCCAGCTCGTACTGGCTGATGCTTACTGTGCTTG GGAGCTGACATTGTTCTGGAGCAAGCTTCTGAAACGACTTGAGCCATCAGAGAAGGCTTTTCTGGACAAATGTGGTCAGATGTCTTTATTCTCAAAAACTGTCTACCACATCTTGTTCCTCATCAAAGTCATCCAGTCTGAG ATCATTGAGGGTGGTTTACCAATTTGCATTGAAATGTGCATAAGGGCTCTCCGGATGCAGTCAGAGGATGGAAACACaaaagccacactgtgtaaaACCATTGCCTGTTTGCTTCCCAATGACCTTGAGGTGAAGAGGGCCTGCCAGCTCACAGTGTTCCTCCTGGAGCCCACGGTGGACTCTTACTATGCTGTGGAGACTCTTTACAATGAACCAGATCAAAAAATTGAGGAAGAAAAAATGACAGTTCCCAATTCGCTGCGCTGTGAGCTGCTTCTGGTGTTCAAAACGCAATGGCCTTTTGACCCAGAGTTCTGGGACTGGAAAACACTAAAACGCTACTGCCTTGCTCGTATGGGACCGGAGGCTTCCATAGTTTCTTCCATTGACTCATTGAATGATacggatgatccagaggaggaggacatgtACATCGATGATGGATTTTTAGAAAGTGCTGATAGAATTGTCAGTGGCACATATGAACTAACAAACACAatggacaagaaacagaaaaacagagaacAGAAGAAGCTGCGAGAAAAGGGATTTATTTCTGCCAGGTTTCGAAACTGGCAGGTTTACATGCAGTATTGTGTACTCTGTGACAAGGAGTTCTTAGGCCACAGAATTATCCGCCATGCACAAACTCACTTCAGCGGGGGCGTGTATAGCTGCCCCATTTGTGCTCAGTCCTTTAGCTCCAAAGACACCCTGACCCCCCATGTCACCTCACATGTTAAACAATCATGTAAGGATCGCCTAACCGCAATGAAGACCAACAGGAAACTGGCTAATCCTAAAACTGCTGCCCCAGTGATAGCTGCTATAATGGCCAAGACTGAAAGTGACATTTCAGAAAGTGGTGGTCAGCTGGGGCAAAACGCTGGTGGTGTTCAAATTGTTAAGACTCGCCTTTCAGTTGAGCATGGTGAGGAACATGTGTGCCCTGTTGGAACATGCAAAAAGGCCTTCAAGTTCTACAGAAATCTTCTTTCCCATGTAAAAGCCCACAATGAGAACGAGGAGGCCATTTCTTACCTTGAAATGCAAAGTAAGAAAGTTGTGTGTCAGTATTGCCGTCGCCACTTTGTCAGTGTTAACCATCTTAACGATCATTTACAAGTCCACTGTGGCGCAAAGCCATACATATGTATCCAGCTCAACTGCAAAGCTAGCTTTCTCTCAAATACTGAACTGCTCGTACATCgaaaaacacacacttctttTAAAGCGAGATGCATGTTTCCAAATTGTGGTAAGATTTTTAGCGAAGCATTTAAGCTTTATGACCACGAGGCAAAGCATTACAAAACGTTCACTTGTAAATTTGTTGACTGTGGCAAGGTTTTCCATACACAACAGCAGTTGGATTTGCACTTGAAAAGCCACACAGTCAAAAAAGAGCAAGATATTTCTGCTCAAGATGAAAATCTCCAAACCCCACAGACTAGTTCTTCAGTTAATATGGCTCACAGTATTTGTGATCCATCCCCATTAAAAGAAGCAGACAATTCAATGGAAAAATGCAGAGCTGAAACTGTTAGTGTTGGCAAACCAGAAACCCTTGAAAATTTGCTGAAAGCTTCTCAAACGCCAATCAAAACTGTGGATCGTTATGAgatcaaaactgaaaacaaagagaaatgtttTGTTAGTGAGGCAAGTCAGATTGTAAATATTCAGATACCTTTGCAACCAGAAAATGGATGTTGTAAAACAGAAGCATCTCAAAGCCAGTCACCTGATCTTTTAAAGCCTTCCCACCAGTATCAGAAACAGCATGTATCTCCATTTGAGGCTACTATAAACAAAATGCTGCGTGAAAAAACAGTGTTGCACAGTCAACTACAAGTTTTCTCCAGTAATGTAAATAGTGGCGTAATAAATCACAATGAACTGCCTGTCAGTATAAATCACAATGAACTGCCTGTCAGTAATGCAGCTAGGCCAACATTACCAACGCTACCTATTCCTGCTCCTATAGTGACAAAGTTGCAAGCCATTCCTCCAGCAGTCGCTACACCATCTGTAAATCAAAAAGAATCTGCTCAAACTGAGACTGTTTTGAGAGAGAGATATCATTGTCCCTTTGAAAACTGCACAAGAAACTATAGTTGTTACAAAAGTgttagcaaacacataaaaacgaCCCATCCAGAGTTGTATGCAATACGCAAAATTCCACGAAGTGAAATTAGGGTAACGTACGTTTCTGGTTCACCTCTGGCTCCAAAGCCTATTGCAGTCAAAACACAAGAGAATCAAAAAATAGAAATTAAGAGGCCAAAGGTCATCCAGCCTAGTCCTTATACAAATATGGTTACAAATTATAATGCAGTTAGGTTGCCCCCCCCAGTGACTGTAAACCAGACTGCCCCCCAATTAatggaaaatgtattaaaccCTATTGTGGTGgctcaattaaaaacaaatgtccATCCACAGAGTtgttcacaaacacaaaaaatctTACCAAAAATCCCACAACAGGAGCAAGTGCAAAACCTTAGAACTTCAACAATAAATTTACCCAGACCATCAGAGTTTATGACTGGATCCCTGGGACCTAAAGGTCTTGTAGAGTCACACCCACCTATCACTGTAACAAATTCAGTTCCATTGTCAAGTATTCACTTGCCGCCTAGTAGTCAGATAAAAACCCAAGACGTTCGGACAGTGTGGTCCACTCCCCTTCATAATCAACAATTAAGTAGCAACTCTTCCCAATTACATCCAAATAGGCTATTGCCATCTGCCCATATGCCTATGTCGTCCAATGATCACCATTCCATGAATCCAAATGCCAATTTGGTAAATTCCTTAACAACGGCACATAAAGACATGCAAAGTAGTGCTCAACATCTTTACAGATCAACATCCACCAATACAGTTCTTCCACCTAAAGTTCCAATAAAAACTGAGGAGCAAAATGTATCTTTGTGGTCACCTGCCTCTGAAATTAAGCATGTTCAATCTGGTAGCCCTCCTCAAATACTCACAAACAGGTCAGGCCAGGTGGTAACTGCCAGTTCTCCATTTCCACTTAAGGATCCTCCTGGCAGTCTCCTGGGTTCAGACATATGTAAAACATCAATGGACCCTAATCCAACATCTATTACACAATGTGGTTCTCTACCTCTTTACAAACCACCTTCAGCTAATGCTGCATTGACATTGTATGGGCAATCAAACCACTCACAAATAGGCCATCAAATGCAGTTGCCTCAAATTCAAAAGACACAAATTGCCTCTGTTAAACCTTCACAAATACTTCCTAAGTCCATGGGCAGTACTAATGTTCCTATCCCATCTAACTGCTCACCTTGTAACCCCATAGAATCAAACATTGCAGCTCCTATTCCAGCAACAAGTGTGCAAATTGGTACAAAACCACTTGTACCTgctaacattaaaagagaggaGAACTGTAACTTCAGTTCTTTCACAATGCAAAAAGATTCAccagaaaacacaacaaaaaacactgataCAGTGCAAAATCCTTGTCAGCCTCCTGAAAACCTAAACACTACAGAGAATCGCAAAACAGTTCGAAAAAGAAATAAGGTCAGATGGCCAGCAATTGTAAGAGATGGGAAATGGTTTTGTTCACGGTGTTACAGAGCATTTAGTAGTTCTAAATCTCTTGGTGGCCATTTGTCTAAGCGATCGGCATGTAAACCGTACGATGAAATGGAGCTGAATGCTGATCTCCCAGCATCATTTCTTGACCTCCTAAATTCTGACCAAACTGTTAATCTTCATCAGAACCATCCAAGTAATCCATGTGAGACCTTCAATAACATACCCCACACATCAAAATCACATTGCTTGTTAGAGCAAAAAGGCAGCACTTCTCAGAAATACCAAGAAAGGTTAAATGGTGAGACAAGCAATGACATTCTTAAGCAAATTGTTAAAGCTGCTAACATGGCAGACCCGTTTGTCTCATCACATGTATCTCAGTTCCAAAAACCTTGTGTTTCTTCTACAACAAATTTTCAGAGTAGCTCTGTCAAACAGTCTATAGATGGTGCTGGTCGAGATGTTTGCTCATCTAACATTCCTAATTATCTTCAACCAAGGCCACCAGGCAGAAGATATCCAACACCACTACTTTCCCAAGCACTCAAAGATAGCAAAGAATTAGCCTCAATTAGCCTCAAGGCTAGCAGCAGTCAACAAGAAATTGATTCAAAAGATCAAGTCTCAAGCATGTTGCCGCAACTCGTACATCCAAAGAGTCCAGGTACAACCAGTGTAATACAACCAGAGAGAAATAATATGGAGCAAGATATCAAAAAGAAATTACGAGAACAGATCTTGGCTGGCGATTTTCAGCGCAGAAACAACTTGGCTAATGTTTGCCATAATTCTGGGGCTCAAAGCCCAATGTCCTGTGGTTCTGAGTCAAGCTCTAAAAATGAGGATTGTCAAATGAACTGGGATATTAAAGGATGTTTTGCAAACAAAGAAAGCCCTGCCATCATCCCTGGTACTCCAGCTGAAATTGAGGAACTTTTACAAACCAAAAGCTTTACACGCTTAAGACAACACTCCAACCCAGAGCAGGACATGCAGAGCTCCACAAGTGTAGATCTCTGTCAGGATGTTGATGCTGAACCCCAGCAGCTGTCTCCCAGTCAACAACAGAGTTTTTCAGAACTTAAGATTGCATTTGAAAGGCTGAACCTTATCAAGGAATTACCTGAACAAGTCCCTGAGTCTGTCACTCTAAATACAGGTTTAGACAGTTCAAGCACACACGAAGTAACACCAGATGATTCCTTAGCTGTGCCCAAACTATTTGTCTGTGATGCTGCAAACTGTgcatacaatacattttcaagtGAGGCGTATTGGAGACACCTCTATAAAGTCCACAATTACACATTTGAACAAGTTAATGCAGTCAAAAAACAGCATGGACAATATGCTCCATTTCAGTGTCAGAGATGCAGTAAAACATTTACACGCAACCCCAATCTTAAAGCGCATTACATATCTGCTCACCAACTGTCATTTGAAGAAATCCACCAGTTAGACGTGAAGCGTAAACAGGACAGGGCAGCAATGGTCCGCTTGATTACCTTGCACAATGGTGGTGCAAAGAAAAAACGTCTGCCAGCATCTGTTGGGCACCAAGAATTACTACATCAGAAACCAAGTAATCCAGGGGGCACATCAGTTATTCAGGCTGTACCCAAGGCAAACTTCCATAATTTGACTGTAAAACAAGAAGAACATGTCCGAACATCCACAGACGAACACACTCCCAATGGCCATCAAAGAACTCCAATCAACGGGCCATTTTCAAATGGTTGTCAATCAGTTATTGCTCATCTACCTCAAGCAGATGTTCCTTATCAGGCTAGAGGGCTGCTCACACCTGGCAAACAGTCAAATAGACcagcaacagtgaaacagagtaatgatctgatgaagaaaactgacaaaaaatcCACCTCAAGTGACACATTAAGTCAATACAAGCCCTACCGCTGTGTTCACCAAGACTGTGAGGCTGCTTTTGCCATCCAGCACAATCTAATCCTCCACTATCGAGCTGTTCACCAATCTGCTCTATCGGCCCTTGAGGTCAACAAAGAGCAAGATCAAAATGAGGCTGATGGagttgtggagcaggaggaagaagaggaggagccatCCATTTCAGAGTTCCGATGTCAGGTCAAGGACTGTTCCCGAGTTTTCCAGCAGGTCCCTCAACTCATGCAGCACTACCTTAGACTACATGAGTTCAGCATTGATAAGGTGGGCGATCTGTTGTCAGTAATTAGGCTTGGAAGATTTACTTGTGGGCATGAAGGATGCGCTGTATCATTTACTGCTTTCTGGAAATATATTGCACACATTAAAGAACTACACAAAGATATCAAGCTGTCCAAACCGGAAAACATGTACAAGTGTGAAATTGAAGGCTGTGATCGTGCCTATGCCACAAAGTCCAACATGCTTAGGCATCTTATGAAAAAGCATAATGATTTTTATcaacttaaacaaaaaaatcagccAAAACCCGAGGATGTTGTTAAGCAAAACTCCAAGAAAGAGTATcaacttaataaaacaagtGATGGGAAAGAAAATATTGAGAGTAATCAAACAAGTCCACAAAAAGACAATAATGCAAAAAGAACaaggaaaataaacaactaTTGGACCAAATATGAAAAACctgttttaaaatcaaatgtagAAGCATCTGCAATGTGTACTAAATCCTATCCATTACAGTATCCTTGCATGATTAAAGGATGTGAGTCAGTCATGAATTCTGAGAAGAGCATCTTAAAACATTACACTGTCCATGGACTTAGTGAAAAGTTTTTGGAACAGCATAGAAGTCACTACATTTTCTGCAAAAAGTTTCCCAGACAGAAAAATGGTTCTGTTAGAAGTGATGATTCTAAGTCAGACCCATCTTCTGACTCTGAACCTGAGTTAACTGGTCTCAATGGCACAGAAGATATGCATTTTGATGATTCCAAACCCTTCCTGCGCAAAAGGACTAGCCCAATCATCCCAGCTTCACTGCTTGATGGACTGTCTAATGATGACAGTTCTGATGGCTCTGTAGTAATGAAACGCAAGCGCGGAAGGCCAAAGAGGATTGTTGAAAAAATTGTCAAACGCAAAAAAATGTCCCAACCACTTAAAGTATGTGAGAGCAGGGATGAGTGCTCTGATTCATCTGTTGCCCTCTCAGAGAAAGAGTCTGACCAGCCTATGTCTTTGGCTGCCTTCAAACCAATGGGATTtgaaatgtcttttttaaagTTCTTGGAACAGTCAAACAAGACCCAACCTTCCCTCTCGTGTGAAATCCCACTGTTTGGCCCATGGGTCAGATTATCCCAACTGAACACCAAAGAAACTTGTGTGAAATTCAGCAATCGACAGAATCTGAAATCATTggacaaagtaaaaatagttaTGGATAAAGCATTTTTAGGTGTGAGCGAGCTTATGTTGAAGCAATTGCAGGATATGCAGCCTTTGGTTATATTGGAGAAAATATAG
- the gjb7 gene encoding connexin 28.8 — MNWGFLENILSGVNKYSTVIGRIWLSVVFLFRILVYVAAAEQVWKDEQKDFVCNTRQPGCENACFDRSFPVSQVRLWALQLIMVSTPSLLVALHVAYREHREARHKRKLYTDKSSLDGGLFCTYTLSLLFKTAFEVGFLLAFYFVYNGFDMPILIRCSESPCPNTVDCYIGKATEKKIFLYIMGSTSILCIILNVMEFVYIVWKRLWKCFTRRYIPVEERNLRYNQPPGSIVNNSVCTQPTANTDTGPAP, encoded by the exons ATGAATTGGGGCTTCCTGGAAAACATCCTGAGCGGAGTCAACAAGTACTCCACAGTTATTGGCCGTATCTGGCTGTCAGTGGTCTTCTTGTTTCGGATCCTGGTATACGTGGCAGCGGCTGAACAGGTCTGGAAAGATGAGCAGAAAGACTTTGTGTGCAATACTCGTCAGCCAGGCTGCGAGAACGCCTGCTTTGACCGCTCCTTCCCAGTGTCACAGGTGCGGCTCTGGGCACTGCAGCTCATCATGGTGTCCACCCCGTCCCTGCTGGTGGCGTTGCATGTGGCCTACCGAGAGCACCGCGAGGCCCGTCACAAACGCAAACTGTATactgataagagcagtctcgaTGGAGGCTTGTTCTGTACTTACACCCTCAGCCTGCTCTTCAAGACAGCCTTTGAG gtTGGATTCCTGTTGGCCTTTTACTTTGTCTATAACGGGTTTGATATGCCCATCTTGATCCGCTGCAGTGAGAGCCCATGCCCCAACACTGTGGACTGTTACATAGGAAAAGCCACTGAAAAAAAGATCTTTCTCTACATTATGGGTAGCACGTCGATTCTCTGCATCATTCTGAATGTGATGGAGTTTGTCTATATTGTCTGGAAGCGCCTTTGGAAATGCTTCACCAGGCGCTACATCCCAGTGGAAGAGAGAAACTTGAGATATAACCAACCACCTGGGTCTATTGTCAACAACTCTGTATGCACACAGCCCACAGCAAACACTGACACAGGGCCCGCTCCGTAG
- the smim8 gene encoding small integral membrane protein 8 translates to MSDPEPGKGNATPVNQYRTPGLRGAKTTTLFRAVNPELFIKPNKTVMGFGLLSITLCVCYLGYMHATQENQQQLYEAIDSEGERYMRRKTSKWD, encoded by the exons ATGTCGGACCCGGAGCCGGGTAAAGGAAATGCTACTCCAGTGAACCAGTACAGGACCCCAGGACTGAGGGGCGCCAAGACCACCACTCTGTTCCGAGCAGTCAATCCCGAGCTCTTCATCAAACCC aataaaactgtgatgGGGTTTGGTCTGCTCAGCAtcaccctgtgtgtgtgttacctggGCTACATGCATGCCACTCAGGAGAACCAACAGCAGCTCTATGAGGCCATCGACAGTGAGGGGGAGCGCTACATGAGGAGGAAGACTTCAAAATGGGACTGA